The genomic region CCAATTTTCTACAACACTGTCCAAAACCTGAAAATATAGAAACATTCATGTCATTGTCCTCTCCTAGAAGACAGTGACATTGACCAAATCGAAACAAATACAGTGGCACCACGGATCACATATATAAGATGCTGAACATGGTAATCTTACTCTCAGCAAGTAGCAGCTAGCGCTGATCATGGCACCCCAGCTCTCCTCCCTCGCTGCATCCGCGGGCATATGTGTAGTCTCAGCTCTCGCCTTAGCCCTGATGGTGATCACCCTCTACATCATTGGCGTTGTTGTATCCTTTGCCGTCTTCCGCATCAGAAAGTTCACCCAGAGAGCCCATGATCGGCCGCCGCTCATCGGGACCGTCTTCCGGCAGCTCAACAACTTTGACAAGATCTTCGATGAGCATGTGAAGTATGCGCTCCTGCACCCCACCATTAGGCATGTCTATCCTGGGCACAGTGAGATTTTAACCGCCGACCCTGCCGTCATCGAGCATATCCTTAAGACAAACTTGCTCATCATTTTTCATCCTGGGTGGTTTTCCTTGCTCATCATTTTTGTTCCTCCTGTTTTTCTTGCTAACCAGTAAGATGGTGGTAGATGATTCTGTATGCATGTCAGATGGTAAATTGGATCCTGCAAAATTTGATGAGGATGGCCAAAAGTCAAAACTTGAGTAGTCTGTAGAACATATTGCCATGTGCTATCCACCTATGAATTTTCATTCAAGCTAGTCAGACTAATAatatactactacctccgtcccacaatataagagcgtttttgacactacttgatagtacactagtgtcaaaaacgctcttatattatgggacggagggagttctATTTAGAGAGTAAACTGAGTGCCTGTGGAAATACTTTGTCTGACTATAATTTCGCAATGATGGATCCTATTTTATAGGGGCCTTCAACACGGAAACCGTGAAGGATCTGTTTGGAAATGGGATTTTCGTGACAGACGGAGAGAAGTGGCAACACCAGAGAAAGCTAGCAAGCCACGAGTTCTCAACCAAAGTGCTACGTGACTACAGCAGTGATGTTTTCCGAATGAATCCTATGAAACTGGCAGAGAAGACCTCAGCTGCAGCAGCTAACAGAATTACCATAAACTTGCAGGTACTTCCTCAATATAAACAGTATAGTACTGTAAGTGCTAAGATCATAATTCTAGCTTTAATAGTTCACTCTATGCATGTCAAATTTAGAACTTTAAACTACAAAAGAGAGAAGCAAATCAAATCCTAGACCTAAATGGCCAAATAAAAATTCAGTTAGCTATTCTTGGCAAATAACTGGAGTAAACATAGTTTCTTCAGAACTTCTGAATTGGGCTATGCATTACTAAGATTTCTGAGTGAGCAATGTAAAGATAAGAATTAATTGATTGCGGGTTTGAAGTTTGAGGTAGCACACTTGTACCAAAAGCTGATTGACATGATGCGCATTTGCTGCCAGTTTTCTTAATTTCTACCCTTTCCTCAGGACCTTTTGATGAGAACAACTATGGATTCAATATTCGAAGTGGGATTTGGTTTTGACCTTAACACGCTATCTGGATCAGATGAATCCAGCATTGAATTCAGCAAGGCCTTCGATGAGGCAAATTCTCTTGTTTACCATCGGTATGTTGATATGT from Triticum aestivum cultivar Chinese Spring chromosome 4A, IWGSC CS RefSeq v2.1, whole genome shotgun sequence harbors:
- the LOC123083211 gene encoding cytochrome P450 704C1-like, with the protein product MAPQLSSLAASAGICVVSALALALMVITLYIIGVVVSFAVFRIRKFTQRAHDRPPLIGTVFRQLNNFDKIFDEHVKYALLHPTIRHVYPGHSEILTADPAVIEHILKTNFGSYFIGAFNTETVKDLFGNGIFVTDGEKWQHQRKLASHEFSTKVLRDYSSDVFRMNPMKLAEKTSAAAANRITINLQDLLMRTTMDSIFEVGFGFDLNTLSGSDESSIEFSKAFDEANSLVYHRYVDMFWELKRYLNIGSEAKLKRSIKIIDNFVIQLIHQKREIMKNISGHKARDDILSRFILESEKDPGTMNDRYLRDIVLSFLIASKDTTWNTLTWFFYMLCKNPVVQDKVAFEIREYVEWTQEDTSMEIFTARLKQGAIDKMHYLHAAITETLRLYPGVPVDGKMADEYDVLPNGQRVIKGDGMNYMIYAMAKT